One window of Entelurus aequoreus isolate RoL-2023_Sb linkage group LG06, RoL_Eaeq_v1.1, whole genome shotgun sequence genomic DNA carries:
- the LOC133651734 gene encoding LOW QUALITY PROTEIN: small ribosomal subunit protein uS17-like (The sequence of the model RefSeq protein was modified relative to this genomic sequence to represent the inferred CDS: inserted 2 bases in 1 codon), with the protein MVARKEKIPRYHKSVGLGFKTPREAIDGTYIDKKCPFTGNVSIRGRILSGVVTKMKMQRTIVIRRDYLHYIRKYNRFEKRHKNLSVHLSPCFRDVTVGDIVTVXECRPLSKTVRFNVLKVTKAAGAKKQFQKF; encoded by the exons ATGGTGGCAAGGAAAGAAAAGATCCCCCGTTACCACAAAAGTGTCGGGCTGGGTTTTAAAACCCCAAGAGAG GCTATAGATGGCACTTACATTGATAAGAAATGCCCTTTCACCGGGAATGTCTCAATCCGTGGCCGAATCCTTTCTG GTGTGGTGACCAAAATGAAGATGCAGAGGACCATCGTGATCAGACGCGACTACCTGCATTACATCCGCAAGTACAACCGCTTTGAGAAGAGGCACAAGAACCTGTCTGTGCATTTGTCACCATGCTTTAG GGACGTCACTGTCGGCGACATTGTGACCGT AGAGTGTCGACCGCTGAGCAAAACCGTGAGGTTCAATGTCCTCAAAGTGACCAAGGCTGCTGGAGCCAAGAAGCAGTTCCAGAAGTTTTAG
- the polr3k gene encoding DNA-directed RNA polymerase III subunit RPC10, producing the protein MLLFCPTCGNVLIVEEGQKCLRFACNTCPYIHNVTRKVNTRKYPKLKEVDDVLGGAAAWENVDSTPETCPTCDHPRAYFMQIQTRSADEPMTTFYKCCNAQCGHRWRD; encoded by the exons ATGCTTCTTTTTTGTCCAACCTGCGGGAACGTTTTGATCGTGGAAGAAGGACAGAAGTGCCTGAGGTTTGCGTGTAACACGTGTCCCTATATACACAATGTCACCAGAAAG GTAAACACCAGGAAGTATCCCAAGCTGAAGGAGGTGGATGATGTCCTGGGTGGAGCTGCTGCTTGGGAGAACGTGGATTCTACTCCCG AAACCTGTCCGACATGTGACCATCCTCGGGCGTATTTCATGCAGATTCAGACACGATCTGCAGACGAGCCCATGACCACTTTCTACAAATGCTGCAATGCCCAATGTGGACACAGATGGAGAGATTAA
- the LOC133651729 gene encoding small ribosomal subunit protein uS17-like, producing the protein MADAQTERAYQKQPTIFQNKKRVLVADGGKESKEKIPRYHKSVGLGFKTPREAIDGTYIDKKCPFTGNVSIRGRILSGVVTKMKMQRTIVIRRDYLHYIRKYNRFEKRHKNLSVHLSPCFRDVTVGDIVTVGECRPLSKTVRFNVLKVTKAAGAKKQFQKF; encoded by the exons ATGGCGGACGCACAA ACCGAGAGGGCTTATCAAAAACAGCCCACCATCTTCCAGAACAAAAAACGTGTTCTGGTAGCAGATGGTGGCAAAGAAAGCAAAGAAAAGATCCCCCGTTACCACAAAAGTGTCGGGCTGGGTTTTAAAACCCCAAGAGAG gCTATAGATGGCACTTACATTGATAAGAAATGCCCTTTCACCGGGAATGTCTCAATCCGTGGCCGAATCCTTTCTG GTGTGGTGACCAAAATGAAGATGCAGAGGACCATCGTGATCAGACGCGACTACCTGCATTACATCCGCAAGTACAACCGCTTTGAGAAGAGGCACAAGAACCTGTCTGTGCATCTGTCACCATGCTTTAG GGAcgtcactgttggcgacattgTGACCGTCGGAGAGTGTCGACCGCTGAGCAAAACCGTGAGGTTCAATGTCCTCAAAGTGACCAAAGCTGCTGGAGCCAAGAAGCAGTTCCAGAAGTTTTAG